From the genome of Ardenticatenales bacterium:
GGGTCGTTTTCATCCACGTCCGTATCCATCAAGTAGAGCGCGGTGCGGCCCGCTTCGATTTTCCAGGCCCGGGCAAAAACGTACCGATCGCCAATGGGGACGCTGATCATCAACGGGTGACCATCCGGATGGAGGACCGGGCGGATGGGGGCGATGTGCATGTCCAACTGCTGGTAGACCGCTTCCTGCCAGCCGTGCGCGGGAATACGTTGACGGAAATATCCCTGCGGATACATGAAGCCGACGCAGACGAGGGGCAGCCCCAGGTCACTGGCCTCTTTGGCGTGGTCGCCCGACAAAATGCCCAGGCCGCCGGAGTAGATGGGGAGGGAGTTGTGCAGGCCAAATTCGGCGGAGAAGTAAGCGATTGTCCTTTCTTTGAGTTCCGGGTAGGTGGTGTGGAACCAGCTATGACCGTTTGCCATTTCCTGGTCCAGGCGCATGAGTACCTGGTTGTAGCGGCGCGCAAAAACGGGATCGTTGGCGGCTGCTTCCAGGCGCTCCGGGCTGATTTCATGCAGCATTTGCACGGGATTGTGTTGGGTGCTGCGCCAGAGGGTCAGGTCTAGTCGTTTGAACAGATTGCGAGCTTCGGGGGTCCAACTCCACCAGAGGTTGTAGGCTAAGTCGGGCAAGCGCCGGAGTTTTGCCGGCATTTTTTCCTCAAGTAACGTCATCTCTCTTACCTTCATGTCGCCGCGCATCAGTGACATTTCGCGGCAAAAACATCATTCCTGGCGAATCTTGCTTCGCCAAAATAGTTGACATGTCAACAATTAACGCAGCGATTATATCACGCCCCGTCAACCGGACAACGACAGCCAATTGTCGCACGGCAACCAGACGTGTCTGATCACCACCGGCGAAAAAGACGGCAGATATGGAGACGGTGTAGGGAACGGACGATTTAACCGTCGACCTTCACCCGCCACGGCGGGCGGGTTGCCCGTGGGCGGGGATTCAGGGCGCAGTCAATTGCCAGGGCGGCGGATTGTTCCACGCACCAGTGGAAGGCTGCCGCCCCCATCAGGTTAACGTCCATCGCCGGCGACGGGTTGGTGGGGTTGATCACGTAAGGCGTGCCGTCGGCCAGGGCGAATTCGACCATGTTGATGTCATAGCCAAACGCGCGCGTGATCGTGCTGGCGTCCGCCCGAATGCGCGCCAGCAGGTCCGCGTCGAGGCCTGGCGTTTCGATCTGGTAGGTCTTTTTTTCCAGGGAGAATTCCAGCGGGAGGACATTGTCGCCGCCGATGACGAAGCAGTGGATGTGCTTTTCCGCCGGCACGATCTCCTGCAAAATCATCGTTAATGTATGGCTCTGGTCGTATCGGTCAATCAACTCATCCACGTTGTGCACGCGGTAGGAAATGCGTCGTCCGCCGGTGATCGCATCCTTGAAAATTGCCGGCACACCCACGTACCCAATCACCCCTTCCCAATCCAGCGGATAAGAGAGATTGCGGAAACTCTCCGGAACCGTATCCGCCTCCACCGTCTTGTTGGGTAAAATTAGCGTGCGCGGGATCTTCATCCCCAACTGCGCCACCAAACTCAACCCATAAAACTTGTCGTCAATGGACCACGTGTACGGGTCGTTTAGCACCACGCATCCTTGCATCGCCGCATACTTCACCACAGCCCGGTAAAAGGGAATTTCATGGGACATGCGGTCCACAATGACGTCATAGCCAAGCACATCATTTGTCTTGACGCCGCTTAGTTTCACCAACTCCGCCGTCACGCGACTGCTGCGACGGTTGACCTCCGCCATAATAGCGGACGGCCAACTCCACTCGCGCCCAATCAACAGACCAATGCGCTTCTGCGTCATCTCAACTCCTTCAAAGTAGTCATCAGTGGGTCGTGGCAAGAACAGTTGATGGTTAGAGGTTCGTAACGGGTAAGAGCAGCACGTTCTGCGTTCATCGTTTAACTATTCACCTCCACCTTCCCGGAAGCTGTTTTGATGTTAAGTCAGCCAAGATTGGTTCATTCTTGGAGAAAGAACCAATAAAATAAAAGGGGGAAGTTATTCTTTGATGGTCATCAACAACAAGACATTTTGGGCCTGAAATGCCACTTCCGGGAACGTTCGTTAGACTATGTACCCCGGAGGTTGAACAGTCACTATTGTTAACAGTTTGTTGTTGGCCAGGATTGTACCGAATTACCGCCCGCATACAAAACGGAAAAGCGATGTTTTGACGACGTCGCCTGGCTGTCGCCTGGATTTCCCTCTCCTGATGCGCAAATAAGATAGCCCGTGACTTATGACCATGTTATAATGCGCGGCGGTCTGACCGTGGTAACCGGTCGGCCTCTTTTCCACGCCTGTACAATTCGCGTCGCCGGTTCTCGACACCACCCATTTGGCTGCCCGTGAGTCAGTTCCCAATTTGCCTGCCGATTTGCCGGCACAGGACCACATCTCTGGCGTGGCTTATGGCTGCGTGGGGCAACGACGCTCATTCAACCAGCGGGCGTCAAGACGATTTTTTCATCCCGTCCGTGACCTGTTTTGCCCTCGTGCCCGGTGTATCCATCCAACTATGTAAAGGAGCTTCGAGTGAATCTACATGAATACCAGGCAAAGCGATTATTTGCCAAAGAAGGTGTACCTATTCCCAACGGCGATGTGGCCTCCACCCCGTCGCAGGCGCGCGCCGTTGCCCGCGATCTGGGCGGCAAAGTCGTGGTCAAAGCGCAGGTCTTGACGGGCGGGCGCGGCAAGGCGGGCGGCGTCAAACTGGCAAACACCCCGGACGAAGCCGAGGAACTGGCGCGACACATCCTGGGCATGAATATCAAGGGCCTGACCGTGCGCAAAGTGCTCATTGACGAGCAGTCCCCTGGCATTCAGCAAGAGATTTATCTGGCGGTGTTGATTGACCGCGCCAAAAAACTGCCCATGATGATGGCTTCCGCTGCCGGTGGCATGGACATCGAAGAAGTGGCGGAGACAACGCCGGAAAAGATTTTCCGCGTGCACATTAACCCCAACATCGGCCTGCGCCAGTATCAGACGACCTATCTGGCATCGGGCATGAACCTGCCGCAAAATCTGTGGTCGGATTTTCACAAGCTGGCGGCGGGTCTGTACGCGGCTTTTCTCAAGAATGACGCTTCACTGGCGGAGATCAACCCCCTGGTGATCACCGGCACGGGCAAGTTATTGGCGCTTGACGGCAAATTTTCCGTAGACGACAACGCGCTCTACCGCCATCCCGATCTGGAAGAGATGCGCGACGTGGATGAGGAGCCGGCGGCGGAGCGGGAAGCCCGCCTCAGCGGCGTCAACTACATCCAGCTCGACGGCGAGATTGGCTGCATGGTTAACGGCGCGGGGCTGGCGATGGCCACCATGGACATCATCAAGCTCTATGGCGGCGAACCCGCCAATTTCCTGGACATCGGCGGCGGGGCCAAGTCGGATCAGGTGGCGACGGCGCTGCGTATCATTCTTTCCGACTCGCGCGTCAAGGCGGTACTATTCAACGTCTTTGGCGGCATTGTGCGCGGCGATGAGGTGGCGCGCGGTATTATTGAGGCGCTGCGTCAGCTTGACACGAAAGTGCCCATGGTGGTCCGTTTGCTGGGCACGAATGCGGAAGAAGGACTGCGCATTTTGCAAGAGGCCGACATGGTGACGGCCACGACCTTATCCGAAGCGGCGCAAAAGGCTGTGAAACTGGCGCGAGGAGAGTAACGATGAGTATCTTAGTTGACAAGAACACGCGCCTGTTGGTGCAGGGTATTACCGGGCGGGAAGGCAGCTTCCATACGCAGCAGATGGTCGAGTATGGCACGAACGTGGTGGCGGGCGTGCGCGCGGGTAAGGGCGGCGAATGGATTCATGGCGTGCCCGTTTTTGATACGGTGCAGGAAGCGGTGGAGGCCACGGGGGCGAATGCGTCCGTGTTGTATGTGCCGGCACGTTTTGCCGCCGATGCTATTTATGAAGCAGCGGATGGCGGCATTAAGCTGATTGTGTGCATCACCGAACGCATTCCCGTTCTGGACATGGTCAAAATCACCTCCTACCTGGACGCCAAAGGCGTGCGCATGGTCGGTCCCAACTGCCCCGGTCTGATCACGCCGGGCGAAGCCAAAGTGGGCATCATT
Proteins encoded in this window:
- the sucC gene encoding ADP-forming succinate--CoA ligase subunit beta, which encodes MNLHEYQAKRLFAKEGVPIPNGDVASTPSQARAVARDLGGKVVVKAQVLTGGRGKAGGVKLANTPDEAEELARHILGMNIKGLTVRKVLIDEQSPGIQQEIYLAVLIDRAKKLPMMMASAAGGMDIEEVAETTPEKIFRVHINPNIGLRQYQTTYLASGMNLPQNLWSDFHKLAAGLYAAFLKNDASLAEINPLVITGTGKLLALDGKFSVDDNALYRHPDLEEMRDVDEEPAAEREARLSGVNYIQLDGEIGCMVNGAGLAMATMDIIKLYGGEPANFLDIGGGAKSDQVATALRIILSDSRVKAVLFNVFGGIVRGDEVARGIIEALRQLDTKVPMVVRLLGTNAEEGLRILQEADMVTATTLSEAAQKAVKLARGE